From Rutidosis leptorrhynchoides isolate AG116_Rl617_1_P2 chromosome 3, CSIRO_AGI_Rlap_v1, whole genome shotgun sequence, a single genomic window includes:
- the LOC139899495 gene encoding uncharacterized protein: MRERFQLYYYFNNKLVVILGFILLLLCVCNNSIEASIHEYRNDHFAPQLNAFLFHGGSEGLFASKPNTDTNNHSSSTSEINSNKPLEGKSFIRFESVTFKRTDESANIQNGMQSKTGLVEAIIFEVKDTERIGGNFLKSNSSVLCCNPKLAADGSCTVGEVIVQKDENNPEWPKRIQTYFAGKEREAKMPPQSVDINKTGMYYLYFMYCDPQLKGTTISGRTVWRNPGGYLPGKMVPLMTFYGFMSLAYLILGLGWFLRFVQFWKDIMQLHYHISAVIALGMCEMAFWYFDYSNLSVTGSRPVGITIWTVTITAIKKTVSRLLLLVVAMGYGVVRPTLGGVTSKVLILGAAYFVASEALELVENLGNISDFSGRNKLYLVLPVAFLDAWFILWIFSSLSKTLEKLQMRRSIAKLEVYRKFTNALALFVLLSIAWIGYELYFNATDPISELWRIYWIIPAFWSLLAYSLLVVICILWAPFRNPTRYAYAGDPGDDYDEEAISLTSGVKVDGGEVGTIMERKEKKGSASTDHLIGLTEDLAEDKRE; the protein is encoded by the exons ATGAGAGAGAGGTTTCAATTGTACTACTATTTCAACAATAAACTAGTTGTAATTCTAGggtttatattactattattatgtgtATGCAATAACTCAATTGAAGCTTCGATTCATGAGTATCGAAATGATCATTTCGCACCTCAATTGAATGCTTTCCTCTTTCATGGCGGTAGTGAAGGTCTATTCGCTTCTAAACctaatactgatactaataatcattcatctTCTACTTCAGAAATTAACAGTAATAAACCACTTGAAGGCAAATCATTTATCAG GTTTGAAAGTGTTACTTTTAAGAGGACAGATGAATCAGCCAATATTCAGAATGGAATGCAGAGTAAAACTGGATTGGTTGAAGCTATTATATTTGAGGTGAAAGATACCGAAAGAATTGGGGGCAATTTCTTAAAGAGTAATTCGAGCGTGCTCTGTTGCAACCCAAAACTTGCTGCAGACGGGTCCTGCACAGTTGGAGAAGTTATTGTACAAAAGGACGAAAACAACCCCGAGTGGCCAAAACGCATCCAAACCTATTTTGCAGGAAAGGAACGTGAAGCCAAAATGCCTCCTCAATCAGTTGATATAAATAAAACTGGAATGTATTATCTTTATTTTATGTATTGTGATCCACAACTCAAGGGTACAACTATATCCGGAAGAACAGTATGGCGGAACCCAGGCGGTTACTTGCCTGGGAAGATGGTCCCACTCATGACCTTTTATGGGTTCATGTCTTTAGCTTACCTTATCCTCGGGCTTGGTTGGTTTTTAAGATTTGTCCAGTTTTGGAAGGATATAATGCAGTTGCATTATCACATTTCTGCTGTGATTGCTCTTGGGATGTGTGAAATGGCTTTTTGGTATTTTGATTATTCAAATCTTAGTGTAACTGGAAGTCGACCCGTGGGTATTACAATATGGACGGTAACCATTACTGCTATTAAAAAGACTGTTTCAAGATTACTACTTTTGGTGGTTGCAATGGGATACGGTGTGGTGCGGCCCACACTTGGTGGTGTGACCTCAAAAGTGCTAATTCTTGGTGCTGCATACTTTGTTGCTTCAGAGGCACTTGAGCTTGTTGAAAACTTGGGAAACATTAGTGATTTTTCAGGAAGAAATAAACTGTATTTAGTGTTGCCTGTTGCGTTCTTGGATGCATGGTTTATTTTGTGGATATTCTCATCGTTATCTAAGACACTAGAGAAGCTTCAG aTGCGAAGGAGCATTGCTAAACTGGAGGTTTATAGAAAGTTCACAAATGCCCTAGCACTTTTTGTGCTACTATCTATTGCTTGGATTGGCTATGAG CTATACTTTAATGCAACTGACCCAATAAGTGAGCTATGGCGTATCTACTGGATCATTCCCGCTTTCTGGTCACTGCTGGCTTATTCTCTTTTGGTAGTTATATGCATCCTTTGGGCGCCTTTTCGAAATCCCACCAG ATATGCGTATGCGGGGGACCCAGGGGATGACTATGATGAGGAGGCGATATCACTTACTAGTGGAGTGAAAGTTGATGGTGGTGAAGTTGGAACGATAatggaaagaaaagaaaagaaaggtTCTGCTTCAACTGATCATCTTATTGGGCTAACTGAAGATCTGGCTGAAGACAAACGAGAATAA
- the LOC139899496 gene encoding DNA-directed RNA polymerases II and V subunit 8A-like produces MVETLFEDIFRVDQLDPDGKKFDKVNRVEARSDQFDMYMQLDVNTDVYPMHVGDKFMMVLATTLNLDGTPDTGFFTPGGRKSLADKFEYVMHGKLYRISEEGSGANIKADIYVSFGGLLMLLRGDPSIAAKFELDQRLFILMRKVDKA; encoded by the exons ATGGTCGAAACCCTATTTGAAGACATATTTAGGGTTGATCAACTTGACCCTGATGGCAAGAAATTTgataaag TTAACCGTGTCGAAGCACGCAGCGATCAGTTTGACATGTACATGCAGCTGGATGTGAATACGGATGTTTATCCTATGCATGTTGGAGACAAGTTTATGATGGTTTTAGCAACTACTTTGAATTTGGATGGAACCCCTGATACTGGATTTTTCACCCCC GGTGGCCGAAAGTCACTTGCTGACAAATTTGAATACGTGATGCATGGAAAGTTGTATAGGATATCTGAGGAAGGTTCTGGAGCCAATATTAAAGC GGACATTTATGTTTCCTTTGGTGGTTTATTGATGTTGCTGAGGGGTGACCCCTCGATTGCAGCTAAGTTCGAGCTTGATCAAAGGTTATTTATCCTCATGAGGAAG GTGGATAAGGCTTAG